The nucleotide window ATCGGGTATGCTGCTCGAATACGTGCAGGCCGCGCTTCGCCACGCGAAGTACGAGATTCTCCCTGACGACGGCACCTACTACGGCGAGATCCCCGAGTGCCAGGGGGCCTACGCCTGTGCGGCAACCCTCGAGGGCTGCCGCGAGCAGTTGC belongs to Planctomycetota bacterium and includes:
- a CDS encoding type II toxin-antitoxin system HicB family antitoxin; the protein is MLLEYVQAALRHAKYEILPDDGTYYGEIPECQGAYACAATLEGCREQLREVIEEWVLFRVHKNLPLPVIDGIELAIKDVA